One part of the Rutidosis leptorrhynchoides isolate AG116_Rl617_1_P2 chromosome 1, CSIRO_AGI_Rlap_v1, whole genome shotgun sequence genome encodes these proteins:
- the LOC139882290 gene encoding cytochrome P450 81Q32-like has product MVPFYVILSIVAFIWITKIVLEKNKNLPPSPFPCLPIVGHLYLVKSPLYRALGKLSNRYGPVLMLQFGSRKTLLVSSPDAIEECLTTNDIAFANRPHLLAGKHLGYDYTTIAWSSYGDHWRNLRRIAILELLSAHRLQTLNSVREEEVRLLAKRVYESAIKCNGIVEMKSMFFELMLNVLMMMIAGKRYYGDSVLDVQEGQRFKEIVKETFGLMETTNVSDYLPWWKWLGGRALEKKFVDLRGKRDMFMQGLLDEHKQKLICGSEEEREIEKKDEKKNLIQVMLMLQEKEPKYYEDQLIKGLMQVLLSAGTDTSSGTMEWMLSHLLNNPEALKKGQDEIDNYVGEDRLLNESDISNLPYLRCIINETMRMTPAGPLVFHESRKDCTVGGYHVPSGTMLLMNVWAMHNDPKNWEEAKKFKPERFIGLEGSTIGYKLMPFGAGRRRCPAENLAMRMVGLALGTLIQCFDWERTSDEMIDMTEGTGLTMPRAKPLVAKCQPRKKMAKLLF; this is encoded by the exons ATGGTTCCTTTTTATGTAATTCTCTCCATCGTTGCATTCATATGGATTACTAAAATAGTCcttgaaaaaaataaaaacttaCCCCCTAGCCCATTCCCATGCTTACCCATAGTtggtcatctttatcttgttaaaaGTCCTCTTTATCGAGCCTTGGGTAAACTCTCGAACCGTTATGGTCCAGTACTCATGCTTCAGTTTGGTAGTCGTAAAACCTTGTTGGTTTCGTCTCCAGACGCCATAGAAGAGTGTCTAACCACCAACGATATTGCTTTCGCTAACCGTCCTCATTTGCTTGCTGGAAAACACCTTGGGTATGACTACACCACCATTGCTTGGTCAAGTTATGGTGATCACTGGCGTAACCTACGTCGTATAGCCATCCTTGAGCTTTTGTCAGCTCATCGGTTACAAACCTTAAACTCGGTTCGTGAGGAAGAGGTGAGGCTCTTGGCTAAAAGGGTgtatgaaagtgcgataaaatgtaATGGAATAGTGGAGATGAAGTCCATGTTTTTTGAGCTCATGTTGAatgtattgatgatgatgattgctGGGAAAAGGTATTATGGTGATTCGGTGTTGGATGTGCAAGAGGGACAACGGTTTAAGGAGATTGTAAAGGAAACGTTCGGGTTGATGGAGACAACCAATGTTTCGGATTATTTGCCATGGTGGAAGTGGTTGGGTGGGAGGGCGTTAGAGAAGAAATTTGTTGATTTGAGAGGGAAAAGGGATATGTTTATGCAAGGTTTGCTAGACGAACATAAACAAAAACTAATTTGTGGCTCTGAAGAAGAAAGGGAAATCGAGAAAAAGGATGAGAAGAAGAATTTGATTCAAGTTATGTTGATGTTGCAAGAAAAAGAGCCTAAATATTACGAGGATCAATTAATTAAAGGACTAATGCAG GTACTATTATCAGCAGGAACCGATACGTCAAGTGGAACCATGGAATGGATGTTATCACATTTGTTAAACAACCCTGAAGCTCTAAAGAAAGGACAAGATGAGATTGATAATTATGTTGGCGAAGATCGTCTACTTAATGAATCAGACATATCAAATCTTCCATATCTACGTTGCATAATAAATGAGACTATGCGAATGACCCCAGCTGGTCCGCTTGTGTTTCATGAGTCTAGAAAGGATTGTACGGTGGGAGGGTACCACGTACCAAGTGGGACCATGCTACTGATGAACGTGTGGGCCATGCATAATGATCCGAAGAATTGGGAAGAAGCTAAGAAGTTTAAACCAGAGAGATTTATAGGGTTAGAAGGTTCAACCATTGGGTATAAGTTAATGCCGTTTGGAGCTGGAAGGAGGAGATGTCCTGCAGAAAATTTGGCAATGCGTATGGTCGGGTTGGCATTGGGTACGTTAATTCAATGCTTTGATTGGGAACGAACAAGCGATGAGATGATTGATATGACCGAAGGAACAGGATTGACTATGCCACGAGCTAAACCGTTGGTGGCAAAGTGTCAACCGCGTAAAAAGATGGCTAAATTGCTATTTTAA